The Spirulina subsalsa PCC 9445 region CAGCAGACCCTAAATATAGCTTTGAGTGAACTGTGATTAGAATGAGGGCATTGATCTGAATTAAAGTTTGTTGTGATTAACCTAGAAATACCGGAGGGACAAGTTCCTCTAGGCTCTCCCTTTTATGTCGAACGTCCCCCCATTGAGCCAGATTGCTATGAGGCGATCGCCCGCCCTAACACCTTAATCCGCATTAAAGCCCCCCGTCAAATGGGCAAAAGCTCTCTGATGAGTCGGATTTTAGGGGAAGGTGAACGGTTGGGGTATCAGGTGGCCTATATTAACCTGCAACTGGCGGATAGTCAGTTCTTAGAGACGCTGGACAGTTTTTTACAGTGGTTTTGCGCCAGTGTGGCCGAGGAATTAGACCTGCCAGAGAATCTAGATAAGTATTGGCAGGGGGTGTTAGGCAGTAGTCGCAAATGTACCAAGTATTTCAAAAAATACTTGCTCACGACTTTAGAGAGTCCCCTCATTTTGGCTTTAGATGAGGTGGATCGGGTGTTTCAACACCCAGAAGTAGCGATGGACTTCTTTGGACTCCTGCGGGCCTGGCACGAAGAGGGCAAAAATCAAGCCCTCTGGCAAAAGCTGCGCCTCGTCATTTCCCACTCCAAAGAGGTTTATATTCCGCTCAATATCAATCAATCGCCCTTTAATGTGGGGATTCCCATTGAACTCCCCGAATTGACTTTTGAGCAGGTGCAGAGCTTGATTGAACGTCATCATTTAACCTTCACCGAGGATCAACAGATGACCTTGATGAAGGTACTCGGAGGGCATCCTTATCTGGTGCGGTTGGCGCTCTATCATCTCGCCCAGCACAGGCTAACCTATGAGGAGTTATTGAGGACAGCACCCACCGAAGCGGGTATTTATTACGACCATCTGCGGCGACATTTGGGGAATCTGCAAGAGGACGAGGGTTTACTGGAGGCGATCGCGCAAATTATCCAACAGAATAATCCCGTCGAGATTGGCTCCGATGAAGCCTTTAAATTGCGCAGTATGGGGCTAGTAAAATTTGTTGGAAATGCCGTCACTCCGTTGTGTGACCTCTATCGGATTTATTTGCGCGATCGCCTGATCCTCCCCAACCCCCTCTCCAGCCCCAGTGAACAGAACTCCGGCTCCACCCTAGCCGCCATCCTGTTCACCGACGTAGTAGACTCCACCCCCAAAATGGTCGCCAACCAGCAGAAAACCCTCGAATCCCTCAAGCGGGACTTCAAAACCATGACAGCCATCTGCCAAGACCATCAGGGGCAAATCCTCAAAAACACAGGAGATGGTCTGTTAGTCTATTTTGTTAGCGCCGTGAAAGCCGTCGAATGTGCGCAACAGATGCAGGCCGCCCTGACCGCCCAAAACCACGACCTAGACCCCCATAGCATCCTAGAGCATCGTATCGGCATCCATGTCGGGGATGTATTGCTCAGTGATGGAGACGTTCTCGGTGCCGGGGTCAACATTGCCGCCCGACTTCAGAGCAAAGCCAAACCCGGAGGCATCTGTATCTCTCAGATGGTCTATGACACCGTAAAAGATCACCTCTACTTACCCGTAGAAGACATGGGACTTCAGGAACTCAAAGGCATCCCCTACCGCGTCCAGTTGTACCAAGTCCTCTCCTGACATTCTCCCGGCGCTGACCTTCGGGACAGCGCCGGATTCCCACCTCACAGACACAACTCAACCCCCCAATTAAGCCAGCCCATGAAAAGCCAACAGTCCCCCTCCCTCTATCAAGTGGGGGGGAGTTTACCCCACAACGCCCCCACCTACGCCCAACGTCAGGCCGACGAAGAATTCTATCAAGCCCTCCTATCCGGGGACTTCTGCTATGTCCTCAATGCCCGACAGATGGGGAAATCCAGCCTGCGGGTGCGCACCATGCAGCGTTTACAAGCCGAGGGCATCGCCTGCGTTGCCATTGATATCACCGTCCTAGGCACAGCCAGCGTCACCCCCGAAGCCTGGTATGCAGGGATGATTGACATTCTCATAGACAGCTTAGACCTAGATGACCAATTGGATTGTAATGCTTGGTGGGCAGAGCATAACTATCTATCCAACGTCCATCGCTTTAGTAAATTCATTGTCACCCTCCTCGAATTAGTCCCCAGTCCCCTAGTGATTTTCATTGATGAAATAGACAGTATTCTGAGCCTAGACTTTAACCTAGATGACTTCTTTGCCGTCATTCGAGACATTTACAACAAACGAGCGGATTTACCCGCCTATCAACGCATCACCTTTGCCCTAATCGGTGTTGCCACACCAGGAGATTTAATCGCCGACAAAAAACGCACCCCCTTTAATATAGGTCGGGCAATAGAATTGCAAGGCTTTGAGCTTCAGGAAGCCCTGCCCCTGAGTCAAGGGTTGGTCGAGATAGCCGATGACCCAGAGCAAGTCTTAGCCGCCATCTTAGACTGGACAGGGGGACAGCCCTTCCTGACCCAGAAGTTGTGTCACTGGTTGAGAGCAGACGTAGAACAGATTCCCCAAGGAAGGGAAAAAGAAGAAGTCGCTCAATTAGTCCAACGGCGGATTGTGGAGAATTGGGAAATGCACGACGAACCGGAGCATTTACGCACCATTCAGAACCGTCTCCTGAGTAATGAGCAGTTAGCCAGTCGTTTATTGGGGGTATATCAACAGATATTACAGGCCGGTCAAATGAAGGCAACAGGAGACTTAGAAATCACCTATCTGCGTTTAATGGGATTAGTGGTGAAACGGGGGGAAAGCTTAAAAGTAGCCAATCCCATCTATGGGGAGGTGTTTAATCTCGAATGGGTAGAAAAAGCCTTAAACCAACTGCGACCCTATAATGAAGCCTTTAACGCCTGGTTAACATCAGAGCGCCAAGATAAATCCCGTCTGTTGCGGGGGCAGGCCTTAAGGGATGCGTTGACATGGCGGGAGGGAAAACGGCTAAGTACAGAGGACGAGGATTTTCTGTCAGCCAGTCAGCAACAGATGAGCGAGGAAACAAGGTCAGCGCTCGAAGCCGAACAAACAGCCCGGGAAGTTCTGAGCCAAGCGTACCAGAAAGCCAAGGAGCGCATCCGTTGGGGAACAGGAATCTTGATGGTTTCCTTATTGGGGTCTGGGGTGGCTGTTTGGGGGGGTCATCAATTAGTCCGACAAGCCCAGACTGTAACCCGTCTGGAACAGCAAAGCAATCTAGCGTTAGAACAATTTGAATTCCAACCCATTCCCGCTTTAGTGACAGCACTAGAAACAGCATCAGAATTGGCCTCTCTAACAGACAATGGTCGTCGGATGGCTGACTATCCGACGAAACGCCCAGTCTTTGCCCTACAGTCGATCTTAGGCAGAATCCGCGCTAAAAATGAACTGCGGGGTCACTCTGGCGGGGTTTATGCTGCCCAATTCAGCCCAGATGGTCAACACATTGTTACCGCTTCAATCGATAGAACAGCCCGACTCTGGAATCAGGAGGGCAAGGAATTAGCCGTCTTAACAGGTCACTCCGGCGGGGTTTATGCTGCCCAATTCAGCCCAGATGGGCAGCGTATTGTTACCGCTTCAGACGATGGAACAGCTCGACTGTGGAATCAGGAGGGCGAGGAATTAGCCGTCTTAACGGGTTACTCCGGCGGGGTTTATGCTGCCCAATTCAGCCCAGACGGGCAGCGTATTGTTACCGCTTCAGACGATGGAACAGCCCGACTGTGGAATCAGGAGGGCAAGGAATTAGCTGTCTTAACGGGTCACTCCGAAGGGGTTATGTCTGCCCAATTCAGCCCAGACGGGCAGCGTATTGTTACCGCTTCGGAGGATAACACTGCTCGACTCTGGAATCAGGAGGGCAAGGAATTAGCTGTCTTAACGGGTCACTCCGAAGGGGTTATGTCTGCCCAATTCAGCCCAGACGGGCAGCGTATTGTTACCGCTTCGTGGGATGGAACAGCCCGACTGTGGAATCAGGAGGGCGAGGAATTAGCCGTCTTAACGGGTTACTCCGGCGGGGTTTATGCTGCCCAATTCAGCCCAGATGGGCAGCGTATTGTTACCGCTTCAGACGATGGAACAGCCCGACTGTGGACGTTAGACGGTCAAAGTATTGGCCTGTTTTCCGGTCATTTAGATGCAGTATTGTTTGTCCAATTCAGCCCCGATGGTCAGCAAATCCTCACCAGTTCTGGCGATGGTACTACAAGGCTTTGGCCTGTGCGGGATTTACCCCAGTTGTTGGCAGCGGGCTGCGACCATTTAAGGGACTTTTTGCGCCTTAATCCCCTGATTGACCAACGGTTGGAGGTTTGCCATGATTCAGACAACTGACACGGAATTGCGAGGTCACTCGGACTGGGTTAGGTCTGCCCAATTCAGCCCAGATGGGCAGCGTATTGTGACCACTTCTGAGGATCAAACAGCCCGACTGTGGAATCACAAGGGCGAGGAATTAGCCGTCTTAACCGATTAAACGAACAATTCCCCTTGGGCAATCATCACGACTTGCCCCCCAATATGTACATCGATCCCCTCTGTTTTCGGTTTTGCCTTTAAAAAAAGTAAGGAGGGACGCTCAATTTCATAGCCTTGTTCAACCTGTAGGTCTACCGTCGGTTGATTGAAATAATTATGTTCGGCTAAATAACCAGCGAGACACCCGTTAGCGCTGCCTGTGGCAGGATCTTCTGGGATGCCTAAATAGTCAGCAAAAACACGGACATTGAGTTGATGCTCCCTCCGATAGGTTTCTGGACAAAAGACTAAAATACATTTAGCCTCGCTGTTTGTAATTAGCTCAAAATAACGGTCACGCTGAAGCTGAATTTGTTGGACATCGGAGAGAGTTTTGAGGGGAACAATAATAAAGGGAACCCCCGTAGATACCGCTTGAATGGGGAAGCGGGGATCAATGGCTTCTGGGGGGAGATTGAGGATAGGGGCCAAGGTTTCTGGGGGGAAGGTGTCACCAAATTGGGGCGGATTTTGCTGCATCCAGAGGATTTCACCCAAGGGATGATCCCCTTGAATGGTGACGGGGATCGGGCCGACTTTTAGATTTAGGGTGAGGGTATCTGGGGGGGAGGAGAGAATTTTTTCCTTGAGGATGTAAGCGGTGCCGAGGGTGGGGTGTCCGGCAAAGGGGAGTTCTTGTTTTGGGGTGAAAATGCGCACGTCGTAGCCACCGGATCGGGGGGTATTACTGAGGATAAAGGTGGTTTCAGAATAATTCATTTCTCGGGCGATCGCCTGCATCTGTTGATCGTCTAAGGTATGGGCTGAAGTGATGACGGCAAGCGGGTTTCCCGTATAAGCTCCCACGGCGAAAACATCCACAATATAAAAGGGAATCAAGTGCGGCATAAAGGTTTTGAGAATAGAGAAGAAATCGATAAGATAGGGGAGTTTTGGCCTCCTGCTCCCCTACCAAAAGGTAGGATTTTAAGGGCTGGGGCGGGATAGTCCCCTACTCACTTTTCCCGATTCCCTGCGCTCTGTCAACAGGCAACCAGCCGCTTTGAGAAGGGCGGGGATCAAAATTTTCTTGATCCCCGAGGAAATTATGTATACTAAGGTACGTTTCGTTCCTCACTGGTGTGTCGTCTTTAAAAAATACTGCTCATGACTTTTTTCAGACTAGCCTGGGTGACATCCTGTGTCGGGATCTTACTAGGGTTTAGCCAATTTATCCTGACAGACTCTCGTTTAACAGGATTACGTCTAGCCTCTGCTCCTAAAAATAGTCATTTATTGAGTTATTCTTCAGATTGGGGTTCATGGATGCCCTCTGCCCCTTGGCAATGGTCTTGGGCAACCACGGGGTTACATCTTGGCGGCTACAATCGGGGTCAGGAACCACCTCTTGAGGTGGCATTCCAGCGTTTGCCTGAGACGCTTTCGAGTTGGGAAACGGATTTTCGTTCCTATGAAGGAGTCCCCCGCCCCTTACGGGGAAAAATAGTCTCTTGGCAAAATTCCGCTCAGGATGGCTTCTGTCCTCCGGCTTGGTCTTCTACGGCTCAATGGTCCCAGCGACCGCAGACGGAGAAGTTAGGGCAGTCTCAGCCTAAATTAACCCATCAGACTAGCCTGAGAGAACGTTTAAGTCAGGTCGTTGAGAATGTGTTTCATTGGTCAAAAATGACTCAGGAGGCGGGGAATGTGGTGAAAATTGCTCAGGTGGTTAATGGTGAAACCCGCAAGCTAACTGTTCCTGAGCGATTACAATGGGTGAGCGGGCGATCGCAACCTGAAACTCCTTCCAAGCATCGGGAGGAGTTTCATCTTTTGGTTAATGGTCAGACGGTGATGAAATTAGAAAACCGTCAACAGATTGAAGATTTAGCCGAGCGTTTACGGTATTTGCTGAATAAGGAGGACTTGGATCCGACGGAGATTAAGCCCAGTCTGCTAGGAGGCAATCCGGCGGGGATGGCGGGCGATCGCCTTTTATTTTTAGTGGATTCTAATATTACACCGCTTGAAGAACCCCATCGGGAATTAATGGTTATTCATTGGGTGAATCATCTCCGTCAAGCACTGGGCGCTGAGGCTTTGAGTTTGGTGGAAGCTCAACGGGCTATGTACAGTTTAGTCGAAACCCGTCGTCAGTTTGAGGGGTTAGCATCTTGGTATGGGCCTTATTTTCATGGTCGTATGACGGCCAATGGGGAAATCTATGATCAAGAGGCCTTTACTGCCGCTCATCCCTATTTACCTTTTAATACCTATCTCAAGGTGACAAATTTAGAAAGTCAGGAGAGCGTGATTGTGCGGATTAATGACCGGGGGCCTTATATCTATCCTCGCACCCTTGATTTATCCCGAGGGGTGGCGCGTTGTCTCGATAGTAAGCAGTCCGGTGTGGTGCGCTATCGGGCGGTGGTGATGGAATCTTACTCTCGCCTGTGACTTCCTCCCGACGCTGACCACAAGGACACCTGGCGGGGATTCGCTACATTGGGAATTTATTAGGAGACAATCGCGGCCTTTAAACTTTGGCAAAATTCCCCAATGGCTTTTAATCCCTCTTCCGGGGAATTTTCGGCGAGGCGTTTCACAAAGGCACTGCCCACAATGACCGCATCTGCCCCCCAAGCCTTGATTTGTTGGGCGTGTTCTGGCTGAGAAATACCAAATCCAACACCAATGGGCTTGTCTGTCAGATCCCGTAGGGCGGGAAGAATATCTTTGACTCTAGAGGCGACTTCGGTACGAGTTCCCGTTACTCCTGTAACACTAACGAGATAAATAAAGCCTTGGGATTGTTGTGCGATCGCCTCAATCCGTTCTTTCGGACTCGTTGGAGCCACTAATAACGTTACATCAATCCCTTGAGCCGCCGCCGGTTTTAACAAAACCTCGGCTTCTTCTAAGGGTAAATCCGGCACGACCAAACCTTTCACACCCGCTTGAGCCACTTGGGCGAGAAAATTTTCAACCCCTCGATAAAAAATGGGGTTGTAGTAAGTAAACAAAACAATGGGAGCCTTGACCTCTCCCTGTACCGACTTAACCACCTCTAACACCTTATCCAGTGTCACCCCCTGTTGTAACGCACGGGTAGCCGCCGCTTGAATCACCGGACCATCTGCTAAGGGATCCGAGTACGGCACCCCTAACTCAATTAAATCCGCCCCCGATTGATCTAATACTCTTAAGGCTTGGGCTGTCGTCCCTAAATCTGGATCTCCGGCCGTAATAAAGGGGATCAGGGCGCAAGTTCCTTGTTTTTTCAGGGCTTGGAAACAATCAGAAACAGAGGTCATGGGGGGTTGAAGGTGAAAGACTCAGACTTTTGATCTTATCAGAATTTGGTGCAGGGGATGAGGTCGCTTCACGTCTCAGACTGGGAAGGGTGGCCGCGCTCTTCTTGCTCAATTTCGGCTTGAAGTTGGGCTAACTCGTCAGGACTCATTTCCTCTAAACGCTTTTGTAGAACCGCGTCCTCGTAATCCTTCAACTGTTGATGATAGGTCATTTTACCCGTACCGACCCGGAATAAATAGGTACCTAACCAGCCTAACAGCCCCATCACCATCAAGGCTTGTGTCCAGATTCCGGCTTGAATACCATCGAGTCCGAACCATTGAAACCCCCAGTAGAGAACAGCACCGCCCCCGAAAATCACTAAGGTGAAGGCGATCGCATCAATTCGTCGCATCTTCTCTGTTAGACTCCCACTTGACGGCGTTTCGGGCGAAAATTGAGGAAGGGCGAGAGTAACAACAGTCCGGGGAACAGGAAGAAGACAAAGAAATACATCACCGTCCGTTCCACAGAACTCGCCACATACCAACGTTGATTCAAATACCAATAGAGAACTGAAGGGAGAATCAACAAATATAAGCCACTCAACACCAGATACAACAAGGCGGTTAAAGTTGTGGCCACATCTAAACTTAAAACACTCAGATCCATCATGGGGAGTTCACTCACTGGGCTAAAAACACCTATTTTAGTCTACATGAATCCCAGACCATCAGCATCCCACCCCTGAAAACCCCTACTTGCGGCTGATTTTTCCCCCAGCTTGATCGTTGATTCTTCATCTAGGTCTATCAGCGTTCCCTCGAAAAACCGGAAAGTGACAGACGAGGGCTAACGGACGCACCAATAATTTATACTAACGTTGATAGAAACGGTTCACTCAAATGACTTCATACGCTTTCTGGAACAATAAAGGTGGAGTAGGAAAAAGCTTTCTTTGCTTTGTAGCGGCTTCCGAATATGCTTACCGTCACCCTGATACAGATGTCTATGTCATTGATTTATGTCCACAAGCCAATGTCTCAGAAACTATACTTGGGGGAAATCCTAATAGTCCAAAGGCCCTAAACTCGTTAATTCAGAAAAAACCACGAGCAACAGTAGCAGGCTACCTAGAAGCACGTCTGAATTCGCCTTTTATGATGCTCCCTGATATTTCTCCCTATGTCTGTGAAGCTAGAGATTTTAATTCTAATATACCGAAGAATTTAAAACTTGTATGTGGTGACAATCTCTTGGAAATACTCTCTGAAGCAATCCGCCAAACCTCCCAACTTTCAATCCCTATTGATGCTTGGAAACAGGTACTTACTTGGATCAAAGACCTGACTGTTGCTCTGCGCAAAAAAAGTGGGAATCGGGACACTTTATTTGTGATTGATTGTAATCCGAGTTTTGCTGTTTATACACAGCTTG contains the following coding sequences:
- a CDS encoding AAA-like domain-containing protein codes for the protein MKSQQSPSLYQVGGSLPHNAPTYAQRQADEEFYQALLSGDFCYVLNARQMGKSSLRVRTMQRLQAEGIACVAIDITVLGTASVTPEAWYAGMIDILIDSLDLDDQLDCNAWWAEHNYLSNVHRFSKFIVTLLELVPSPLVIFIDEIDSILSLDFNLDDFFAVIRDIYNKRADLPAYQRITFALIGVATPGDLIADKKRTPFNIGRAIELQGFELQEALPLSQGLVEIADDPEQVLAAILDWTGGQPFLTQKLCHWLRADVEQIPQGREKEEVAQLVQRRIVENWEMHDEPEHLRTIQNRLLSNEQLASRLLGVYQQILQAGQMKATGDLEITYLRLMGLVVKRGESLKVANPIYGEVFNLEWVEKALNQLRPYNEAFNAWLTSERQDKSRLLRGQALRDALTWREGKRLSTEDEDFLSASQQQMSEETRSALEAEQTAREVLSQAYQKAKERIRWGTGILMVSLLGSGVAVWGGHQLVRQAQTVTRLEQQSNLALEQFEFQPIPALVTALETASELASLTDNGRRMADYPTKRPVFALQSILGRIRAKNELRGHSGGVYAAQFSPDGQHIVTASIDRTARLWNQEGKELAVLTGHSGGVYAAQFSPDGQRIVTASDDGTARLWNQEGEELAVLTGYSGGVYAAQFSPDGQRIVTASDDGTARLWNQEGKELAVLTGHSEGVMSAQFSPDGQRIVTASEDNTARLWNQEGKELAVLTGHSEGVMSAQFSPDGQRIVTASWDGTARLWNQEGEELAVLTGYSGGVYAAQFSPDGQRIVTASDDGTARLWTLDGQSIGLFSGHLDAVLFVQFSPDGQQILTSSGDGTTRLWPVRDLPQLLAAGCDHLRDFLRLNPLIDQRLEVCHDSDN
- a CDS encoding AAA-like domain-containing protein, which codes for MINLEIPEGQVPLGSPFYVERPPIEPDCYEAIARPNTLIRIKAPRQMGKSSLMSRILGEGERLGYQVAYINLQLADSQFLETLDSFLQWFCASVAEELDLPENLDKYWQGVLGSSRKCTKYFKKYLLTTLESPLILALDEVDRVFQHPEVAMDFFGLLRAWHEEGKNQALWQKLRLVISHSKEVYIPLNINQSPFNVGIPIELPELTFEQVQSLIERHHLTFTEDQQMTLMKVLGGHPYLVRLALYHLAQHRLTYEELLRTAPTEAGIYYDHLRRHLGNLQEDEGLLEAIAQIIQQNNPVEIGSDEAFKLRSMGLVKFVGNAVTPLCDLYRIYLRDRLILPNPLSSPSEQNSGSTLAAILFTDVVDSTPKMVANQQKTLESLKRDFKTMTAICQDHQGQILKNTGDGLLVYFVSAVKAVECAQQMQAALTAQNHDLDPHSILEHRIGIHVGDVLLSDGDVLGAGVNIAARLQSKAKPGGICISQMVYDTVKDHLYLPVEDMGLQELKGIPYRVQLYQVLS
- the trpA gene encoding tryptophan synthase subunit alpha, encoding MTSVSDCFQALKKQGTCALIPFITAGDPDLGTTAQALRVLDQSGADLIELGVPYSDPLADGPVIQAAATRALQQGVTLDKVLEVVKSVQGEVKAPIVLFTYYNPIFYRGVENFLAQVAQAGVKGLVVPDLPLEEAEVLLKPAAAQGIDVTLLVAPTSPKERIEAIAQQSQGFIYLVSVTGVTGTRTEVASRVKDILPALRDLTDKPIGVGFGISQPEHAQQIKAWGADAVIVGSAFVKRLAENSPEEGLKAIGEFCQSLKAAIVS
- a CDS encoding WD40 repeat domain-containing protein, which translates into the protein MIQTTDTELRGHSDWVRSAQFSPDGQRIVTTSEDQTARLWNHKGEELAVLTD
- the ndhL gene encoding NAD(P)H-quinone oxidoreductase subunit L is translated as MMDLSVLSLDVATTLTALLYLVLSGLYLLILPSVLYWYLNQRWYVASSVERTVMYFFVFFLFPGLLLLSPFLNFRPKRRQVGV
- a CDS encoding septal ring lytic transglycosylase RlpA family protein, coding for MTFFRLAWVTSCVGILLGFSQFILTDSRLTGLRLASAPKNSHLLSYSSDWGSWMPSAPWQWSWATTGLHLGGYNRGQEPPLEVAFQRLPETLSSWETDFRSYEGVPRPLRGKIVSWQNSAQDGFCPPAWSSTAQWSQRPQTEKLGQSQPKLTHQTSLRERLSQVVENVFHWSKMTQEAGNVVKIAQVVNGETRKLTVPERLQWVSGRSQPETPSKHREEFHLLVNGQTVMKLENRQQIEDLAERLRYLLNKEDLDPTEIKPSLLGGNPAGMAGDRLLFLVDSNITPLEEPHRELMVIHWVNHLRQALGAEALSLVEAQRAMYSLVETRRQFEGLASWYGPYFHGRMTANGEIYDQEAFTAAHPYLPFNTYLKVTNLESQESVIVRINDRGPYIYPRTLDLSRGVARCLDSKQSGVVRYRAVVMESYSRL
- a CDS encoding ParA family protein is translated as MTSYAFWNNKGGVGKSFLCFVAASEYAYRHPDTDVYVIDLCPQANVSETILGGNPNSPKALNSLIQKKPRATVAGYLEARLNSPFMMLPDISPYVCEARDFNSNIPKNLKLVCGDNLLEILSEAIRQTSQLSIPIDAWKQVLTWIKDLTVALRKKSGNRDTLFVIDCNPSFAVYTQLALVAAENLVIPFTADDSSRRALENVVALLYGISDPLTETYARISFAKRAKEEGLDIPKLHTFVSNRVTLFEGNPSKAFQAVNKTIKQTMDALHQKHRHIYAISKELPSKSFISIPDYHSACVVAAHTGTPLHKLKSGPKIIVEERVQLNKDPLDRYRTALEEFVDCL
- a CDS encoding PhzF family phenazine biosynthesis protein, which encodes MPHLIPFYIVDVFAVGAYTGNPLAVITSAHTLDDQQMQAIAREMNYSETTFILSNTPRSGGYDVRIFTPKQELPFAGHPTLGTAYILKEKILSSPPDTLTLNLKVGPIPVTIQGDHPLGEILWMQQNPPQFGDTFPPETLAPILNLPPEAIDPRFPIQAVSTGVPFIIVPLKTLSDVQQIQLQRDRYFELITNSEAKCILVFCPETYRREHQLNVRVFADYLGIPEDPATGSANGCLAGYLAEHNYFNQPTVDLQVEQGYEIERPSLLFLKAKPKTEGIDVHIGGQVVMIAQGELFV
- a CDS encoding DUF3007 family protein, with amino-acid sequence MRRIDAIAFTLVIFGGGAVLYWGFQWFGLDGIQAGIWTQALMVMGLLGWLGTYLFRVGTGKMTYHQQLKDYEDAVLQKRLEEMSPDELAQLQAEIEQEERGHPSQSET